Proteins from a genomic interval of Pelagibaculum spongiae:
- a CDS encoding RNA recognition motif domain-containing protein, with product MKLLIRNLDRSTTEEELNGLFQAFGTVQSCNLVIDKADGASKGFGFVEMPKPGEAKAAMQGLNNQTIGNNQIRVKKAEDKK from the coding sequence ATGAAATTATTAATACGCAACTTAGATCGTTCAACCACAGAAGAAGAGTTAAACGGTTTATTTCAAGCGTTCGGAACAGTCCAATCTTGCAATCTGGTGATTGACAAAGCAGATGGCGCATCTAAAGGCTTCGGATTTGTTGAAATGCCAAAGCCAGGCGAAGCAAAGGCAGCAATGCAAGGCCTCAACAACCAAACAATTGGTAACAACCAAATTCGTGTAAAAAAAGCTGAAGACAAAAAATAA
- a CDS encoding plastocyanin/azurin family copper-binding protein, with translation MFRFEPDYLRIQPGDTVRFTGSMGQHTVTTVKGMLPEGVKPVEIHSIPSKDIKFDVPGVYGLKCRVHNRYGMVALLVVGDPSSNLQQARKFRLKRFGKKRMNELLHQLEHEEVEKLTVNN, from the coding sequence ATGTTTCGTTTTGAACCCGACTATTTAAGAATTCAACCAGGTGATACGGTTCGTTTTACCGGTTCTATGGGTCAGCATACGGTGACTACGGTAAAAGGTATGCTGCCAGAAGGTGTTAAGCCAGTAGAAATTCATTCTATTCCCAGTAAAGATATAAAGTTTGATGTTCCTGGCGTATATGGTTTGAAGTGTCGGGTTCATAATCGTTATGGAATGGTGGCATTGTTAGTGGTTGGCGATCCATCTTCCAATTTGCAGCAAGCGCGAAAATTTCGTTTAAAGCGTTTTGGTAAAAAACGCATGAATGAATTACTTCATCAGTTAGAACATGAAGAAGTAGAAAAGCTGACAGTTAATAACTAA
- a CDS encoding metal-dependent hydrolase, producing MKKTAQPGIEARKNLDFGLDANTPKYWHSNDPFKTRLHDALQSTFPEGERYFIACVRVFNDRIEDPKLQHEVKEFIHQEAQHGMAHTKYNQLLAQQGMPMKRLLAFHKDKTQKDQKRFSPEFNLALTAAFEHFTALLADAYFSNKETTAGMDPKMKALFAWHAIEEMEHRSVAFNVMKSIAKVGYFKRSCAMVYATWMVMYFMFSFADNMLEADGFSKWQRRKMFFKNLNWMYGYKGILSSFTPSLLRYFKPSFHPEEIPVIHNYPDWVKAYDESGNPHKACEALIAAAH from the coding sequence ATGAAAAAAACAGCACAACCAGGTATTGAAGCGCGTAAAAACCTTGATTTTGGCCTGGACGCAAATACTCCAAAATACTGGCACTCTAACGATCCATTTAAAACACGCCTACACGATGCATTACAGTCAACCTTTCCAGAAGGTGAGCGCTATTTTATAGCCTGCGTCCGTGTGTTTAATGACCGTATTGAAGATCCTAAGCTTCAGCATGAAGTAAAAGAATTTATCCATCAGGAAGCTCAGCACGGTATGGCTCATACCAAATACAACCAGCTATTAGCACAACAGGGAATGCCAATGAAGCGTCTACTGGCGTTTCATAAAGATAAGACCCAAAAGGATCAAAAACGTTTTTCCCCAGAGTTTAATTTGGCGTTAACTGCCGCATTTGAACACTTTACCGCACTGCTGGCAGATGCGTATTTTTCAAATAAAGAAACTACCGCGGGCATGGATCCGAAAATGAAAGCCCTGTTTGCTTGGCATGCCATTGAAGAAATGGAACATCGCTCAGTGGCCTTTAATGTAATGAAGAGCATTGCCAAAGTAGGTTACTTCAAACGCTCCTGCGCCATGGTATATGCCACCTGGATGGTAATGTATTTTATGTTCAGCTTTGCCGATAACATGCTAGAAGCTGACGGCTTCTCTAAATGGCAACGCCGTAAGATGTTTTTCAAAAACCTAAACTGGATGTATGGTTACAAAGGGATTTTATCTTCCTTTACGCCAAGCCTATTGCGTTACTTCAAACCTAGCTTCCACCCAGAAGAGATTCCGGTAATTCACAACTACCCTGACTGGGTTAAAGCGTACGATGAAAGCGGCAACCCACACAAGGCCTGTGAAGCACTGATAGCTGCTGCTCATTAA
- a CDS encoding PDC sensor domain-containing protein: protein MSCLMIATLSASLAAIAWQQSLDNHRKESLAELYRFRKGLDSLLDRHKYLPGLLAQHSLLSNALANESGLNPQQQANQFLEEVRHVTESDTIYLMNKAGTTISSSDWRSNNSFVGRNFSFRPYFTQAIKNGNGQYFALGTTSLKRGYYFSRAIYQGADAIGVVVVKVDLS from the coding sequence ATGAGCTGCCTAATGATTGCCACTCTGTCTGCCAGTTTGGCGGCAATTGCTTGGCAGCAATCATTAGATAACCACCGCAAGGAATCGTTGGCAGAACTGTATCGATTTCGCAAAGGTCTTGATAGCCTGCTAGATCGGCATAAATATTTACCTGGTCTTCTGGCACAACACTCTCTACTCAGTAACGCGCTAGCCAATGAATCTGGGCTAAATCCGCAACAGCAAGCCAATCAGTTTTTAGAAGAAGTTCGCCATGTCACTGAAAGCGACACTATTTATTTGATGAATAAAGCGGGCACTACGATATCTTCCAGCGATTGGCGAAGTAACAACAGTTTTGTTGGTCGTAATTTTTCTTTTCGTCCTTATTTTACTCAAGCAATTAAAAACGGTAACGGACAATATTTTGCACTAGGCACCACTTCACTAAAACGCGGTTACTATTTTTCAAGAGCTATCTATCAAGGTGCCGATGCAATTGGCGTTGTTGTGGTTAAGGTTGATCTTTCGTAA
- the tnpC gene encoding IS66 family transposase, protein MDSIEINKTIAETERLLAKSKRLPPELVAMVRMLMLVVKILLDSKGLNSKNSSIPPSADPNREKKSGTRSNRSPGGQRGRKGSNLSPEKDQDEVLDITIDRSQLPKGKYRVVGSESRQVVDVRITRYVTEYRAQILQDEQGNQFVAEFPQGVTRPIQYGNEFKANAVYMSSYQLIPYERTQKHFAEILDAPISTGSLANFNQEAFHRLKPFAQLVPAILRAGDLIHADETGVNINGKRKWLHVASNDRWTWIEAHESRGIEAMEAIDILPKFTGLLVHDHWKSYYRFVLCLHVLCNAHHVRELARAHEQDGQQWAKAMEDLLYEMNTAVNEAGGELDEKQCQKWVKRYRKILKAGDRECPAPEPKKADKKGQLKRGKLARSKSRNLLERLRDFEADVLRFMSNTRAPFTNNQGERDFRMSKVQQKISGCFRSWDGVKAYCRIRSYISTCQKHGVGVGEALSLLFAGKWPDFIQKKLDRLV, encoded by the coding sequence ATGGACTCAATCGAAATTAATAAAACCATCGCTGAAACCGAGCGATTGTTAGCCAAAAGCAAACGCTTACCGCCCGAACTGGTGGCGATGGTTCGTATGCTGATGCTCGTCGTTAAGATATTGCTTGATAGCAAAGGGCTAAACAGCAAAAACTCCAGCATTCCGCCATCGGCAGATCCTAATCGAGAAAAGAAATCGGGCACCAGAAGCAATAGAAGCCCAGGAGGGCAGCGGGGCCGTAAAGGCAGTAACTTATCACCGGAGAAAGACCAAGATGAAGTGCTGGATATTACGATTGATCGTAGCCAATTGCCGAAAGGAAAATACCGTGTTGTTGGCAGTGAAAGCCGCCAAGTAGTTGATGTTCGTATTACCCGATATGTCACCGAATATCGGGCGCAGATTCTACAAGACGAGCAGGGTAACCAGTTTGTTGCTGAGTTTCCGCAAGGGGTCACTCGGCCAATACAATATGGCAATGAGTTTAAAGCCAACGCGGTTTATATGTCGAGCTACCAGCTGATTCCTTATGAACGGACTCAAAAGCACTTCGCTGAGATATTGGATGCGCCAATCAGCACCGGTAGCCTTGCCAATTTTAATCAGGAAGCTTTTCATCGACTGAAGCCATTTGCTCAGTTAGTACCGGCTATTTTGCGTGCTGGAGATTTGATTCATGCCGATGAAACCGGCGTCAATATCAATGGTAAACGAAAGTGGCTACATGTCGCGAGCAATGACCGCTGGACGTGGATTGAAGCGCATGAATCAAGAGGTATCGAGGCAATGGAAGCGATCGACATCTTGCCTAAATTTACCGGTTTATTGGTACACGATCACTGGAAAAGCTACTACCGATTTGTGCTGTGCTTGCATGTATTGTGTAACGCCCATCATGTACGTGAATTGGCGCGAGCCCATGAGCAAGATGGCCAGCAGTGGGCCAAGGCAATGGAAGATCTGCTTTATGAAATGAATACAGCAGTCAATGAGGCGGGGGGTGAGTTGGATGAAAAGCAGTGTCAAAAATGGGTGAAGCGATATCGAAAAATATTAAAAGCAGGTGATCGGGAATGTCCGGCACCTGAGCCAAAAAAAGCGGATAAAAAAGGTCAATTAAAACGAGGGAAATTAGCACGAAGTAAATCGAGAAATTTATTAGAACGGCTGCGGGATTTTGAAGCAGACGTGCTGCGGTTTATGAGTAATACCCGAGCACCGTTTACCAATAATCAGGGTGAACGGGACTTCCGTATGAGCAAGGTTCAGCAGAAGATATCAGGCTGCTTCCGCTCATGGGATGGCGTGAAAGCGTATTGCAGAATCCGGAGCTATATATCGACCTGCCAAAAACATGGGGTCGGTGTTGGGGAGGCTTTGTCGTTATTATTTGCGGGTAAATGGCCGGACTTTATTCAGAAGAAATTGGATCGGTTGGTGTGA
- a CDS encoding ISAs1 family transposase has product MSPTVLDYFSDIEDPRQKGKVTHSLDKILLISLCGMLCGADDWETIETFAENKQAWLGQFVDMSDGVPSHDTLGRVFSRIRPEQFTQCFIEWVQGFIEQHKDVDKETLSVIALDGKTARRSQDKRNSKSAMHMMNAWCCANQLVLGQLVVDEKTNEITALPDLLKLIDAQGSIITADALNCQKDITQACIESGADYLLAVKGNQPTLHEYIHDYFEKKKPKAYRRPEINFFESSEKNRNRDEIRRCWVADASDLIPNRAEWTSLNSIVRIDRSRTIDEKTSFETHYYICSNNQLSAEEVLSAARQHWQVEIMHWTLDMCFREDEQRARKDYSAENMTIMRQVSMNLLKHDKTPRLSMKRKRLVACMNESYLEKLLFLNT; this is encoded by the coding sequence ATGTCACCTACTGTTCTTGATTACTTTTCAGATATCGAAGATCCTCGCCAAAAAGGTAAGGTCACTCATTCCCTAGATAAAATTCTTTTGATCAGTCTATGCGGCATGCTATGCGGTGCAGATGACTGGGAGACCATTGAAACATTTGCTGAAAATAAACAAGCATGGCTTGGTCAGTTTGTTGATATGAGTGATGGCGTTCCCAGTCACGACACCCTTGGAAGAGTATTCTCAAGAATACGGCCTGAGCAGTTCACGCAATGCTTTATTGAGTGGGTTCAAGGATTTATTGAACAACACAAAGATGTAGATAAAGAAACATTGTCTGTCATTGCACTCGATGGGAAAACAGCCCGAAGAAGCCAAGACAAAAGAAATAGCAAGAGCGCAATGCACATGATGAATGCCTGGTGTTGCGCAAATCAGCTCGTGCTGGGGCAATTAGTGGTAGATGAAAAAACTAATGAAATTACTGCATTACCCGACCTACTGAAATTGATCGACGCACAAGGCAGTATCATTACTGCAGATGCGCTAAATTGCCAAAAAGATATCACTCAAGCGTGTATTGAATCGGGCGCAGATTATTTGCTGGCAGTAAAAGGTAATCAGCCTACATTACACGAGTATATTCATGATTATTTTGAAAAAAAGAAACCCAAAGCTTACAGGCGCCCAGAGATTAATTTTTTTGAAAGTAGTGAAAAGAATCGAAACCGGGATGAAATTCGTCGTTGCTGGGTGGCAGATGCCTCTGACTTAATACCAAATCGAGCAGAATGGACATCGCTAAACAGCATTGTCCGGATAGATAGAAGCCGAACAATCGATGAAAAAACATCTTTCGAAACACATTATTATATTTGCAGTAACAATCAGTTATCAGCAGAAGAGGTTCTTTCAGCAGCCCGGCAGCATTGGCAGGTGGAAATCATGCACTGGACGCTGGACATGTGTTTCAGAGAAGACGAACAACGTGCTAGAAAAGACTATAGTGCAGAAAATATGACGATTATGCGGCAAGTATCAATGAATTTATTGAAGCACGATAAGACACCAAGGCTCAGCATGAAAAGAAAACGGCTGGTAGCTTGCATGAATGAAAGCTACCTTGAGAAGCTGTTGTTTTTAAATACCTGA
- a CDS encoding DUF1289 domain-containing protein: MKLDIVESPCIGRCSTTYGGDECRGCFRTVEQIRDWFQLPNDQLIEIQKQRFLKIETIAAEHAQVDDLDALERALEKYHVRYYADAPALVQVVDILRGRNGVIDGFVEDGFSPLQAGISSADLFNKIETALRNSVDI; the protein is encoded by the coding sequence ATGAAACTAGATATCGTTGAATCCCCATGTATTGGTCGCTGCTCCACTACCTATGGCGGTGATGAATGCCGAGGTTGTTTCAGAACCGTTGAGCAGATTCGGGACTGGTTCCAGTTGCCGAATGATCAACTGATTGAAATTCAAAAGCAGCGCTTTTTAAAAATAGAAACCATTGCTGCGGAGCATGCTCAAGTGGATGATTTAGATGCATTGGAGCGCGCATTAGAAAAGTACCATGTTCGTTATTACGCCGATGCACCGGCTTTGGTGCAGGTGGTGGATATTTTACGAGGCCGTAATGGGGTGATTGACGGTTTTGTAGAAGATGGCTTTTCACCGTTACAGGCGGGTATCTCTTCGGCTGACTTGTTCAATAAGATTGAAACTGCGCTGCGCAATTCAGTTGATATATAA
- a CDS encoding ribonucleoside-diphosphate reductase subunit alpha, protein MSPSRSSNALASDNSVVSLNQKYGQASTDLFQVRKRSGEVTTFDAERIRVAISKAFLAVEFPENSNAIIPERIHQIADQLTAQVLSVFFSRMPTGGTLDIEQIQDQVELALMRDGHQLIARAYVLYREAHALARQASKETQDQNEPEPAFEVQGENGQNWAIDRQSLIELIKPLAIGLEAVDLKEYTALIFDSLYQGIAQAELESSLLITASSLIEKEPEYDALAARLLLSQIRQRVAGTLQLTAIDADALATVKASLAIGIENKLINPQLAEFDLAKIAEAINFEADKQFSYLGLQTIFDRYLLHVNDQRIETPQLFFMRVAMGLALNEADKETRAIEFYQLLSSFDYMASTPTLFNSGTLRSQLSSCYLTTIPDHLDGIFDALKDNALLSKWAGGLGNDWTPVRALGAHIKGTNGKSQGVVPFLKVANDTAVAVNQGGKRKGAVCAYLEVWHLDIEEFLELRKNTGDDRRRTHDMNTACWVPDLFMQRLEAGQSWTLFSPDEAIDLHDLYGKAFEKRYLELEKLAEAGELRQSRQIAAKDLWRKMLGMLFETGHPWITFKDPCNLRSPQQHTGVVHSSNLCTEITLNTSDTETAVCNLGSVNLPAHLKANGDLDLEKLQRTITTAVRMLDNVVDINYYPTEKAKTSNMQHRPVGMGMMGFQDALYKKSLSWDDPKTAIFADQSMEVISYFALSASSDLAKERGVYSSYQGSLWSKGILPIDSINLLENARQPGQLQMNLTQQMDWPALREKIAEQGMRNSNLLAIAPTATISNIVGVSQSIEPSYSNLYVKSNLSGEFTVVNPWLVKALKAEGLWDEVMVNDLKYFDGSVAQIERIPAAIRAQFATAFELDSESMIVAASRRQKWIDQAQSLNLYMGQPSGQKLDEMYRSAWRQGLKTTYYLRSLGATSTEKSTVQQGSLSSVAPVAQPAICSIDNPDCEACQ, encoded by the coding sequence ATGTCCCCAAGCCGATCTTCCAATGCCCTTGCATCAGATAACTCTGTTGTTTCCCTGAACCAGAAATACGGTCAGGCCTCAACTGATTTATTTCAGGTTCGCAAGCGCAGTGGGGAAGTCACCACTTTTGATGCAGAAAGAATTCGTGTTGCGATTAGCAAAGCTTTTTTAGCAGTTGAATTCCCTGAAAACAGTAATGCCATTATTCCCGAGCGTATCCATCAGATTGCCGACCAATTAACCGCTCAAGTATTGTCTGTTTTCTTTTCGCGCATGCCGACTGGTGGCACTTTAGACATTGAGCAAATTCAAGATCAGGTTGAGCTGGCATTAATGCGCGATGGACACCAGTTAATTGCACGTGCCTATGTTTTATATCGTGAAGCGCATGCATTAGCACGTCAGGCCAGTAAAGAAACTCAAGATCAAAATGAGCCAGAACCGGCTTTTGAAGTACAAGGTGAAAATGGCCAAAACTGGGCTATTGATCGTCAGTCGTTGATTGAATTGATAAAGCCTCTGGCAATTGGTCTTGAAGCCGTCGACTTAAAAGAATATACCGCACTGATATTCGATAGTTTGTACCAAGGGATTGCCCAAGCAGAGTTGGAAAGCTCTTTATTAATTACGGCCAGTTCTTTGATCGAAAAAGAACCTGAATATGATGCATTGGCTGCACGCTTGCTGTTATCTCAAATCAGGCAGCGGGTGGCAGGTACTTTACAATTAACCGCTATTGATGCTGATGCATTGGCAACAGTTAAAGCCAGCTTGGCAATCGGCATTGAAAACAAATTAATTAACCCTCAGTTGGCAGAATTTGATTTAGCTAAAATTGCTGAAGCGATTAATTTTGAAGCAGATAAACAATTCAGTTATTTAGGGCTACAGACGATTTTTGATCGTTACTTGTTGCATGTAAATGATCAGCGAATTGAAACACCTCAACTATTCTTTATGCGAGTCGCAATGGGGCTGGCATTAAATGAAGCAGATAAAGAAACACGAGCCATTGAGTTTTATCAGTTGCTGTCTAGCTTTGACTACATGGCATCAACTCCTACTTTATTTAACTCCGGTACCTTGCGTTCTCAACTGTCATCTTGTTATTTGACGACAATTCCGGATCATCTGGATGGTATTTTTGATGCATTAAAAGACAATGCATTATTGTCGAAATGGGCCGGTGGTTTAGGTAATGATTGGACGCCAGTGCGTGCGTTAGGTGCTCATATTAAAGGCACTAACGGAAAATCACAGGGTGTGGTGCCATTCCTTAAGGTAGCTAATGACACTGCGGTTGCAGTCAACCAGGGTGGCAAGCGAAAAGGCGCAGTATGTGCTTATTTAGAAGTTTGGCACTTGGATATCGAAGAGTTTCTTGAGCTACGCAAAAACACCGGTGATGACCGTCGCCGTACCCATGATATGAATACTGCTTGTTGGGTACCTGACTTGTTTATGCAACGGTTGGAAGCTGGCCAGTCATGGACTTTATTTTCACCCGATGAAGCGATCGATTTGCATGATTTATATGGCAAAGCCTTTGAAAAACGTTATCTGGAATTGGAAAAGCTAGCTGAGGCAGGTGAATTACGACAGTCACGGCAAATAGCAGCCAAGGATTTATGGCGTAAAATGCTGGGCATGTTGTTCGAAACCGGACATCCGTGGATCACCTTTAAAGATCCATGCAATTTACGCAGCCCACAGCAGCATACAGGTGTAGTGCATTCGTCTAACTTGTGTACTGAAATCACTTTAAATACTTCTGATACTGAAACCGCGGTTTGTAATTTAGGTTCGGTTAATTTACCTGCACATTTAAAAGCCAATGGCGATTTAGACTTAGAAAAACTGCAACGGACAATTACAACCGCCGTCAGAATGCTTGATAACGTGGTTGATATTAATTATTACCCGACTGAAAAAGCGAAAACTTCGAACATGCAGCATCGGCCAGTTGGCATGGGCATGATGGGTTTTCAGGATGCTCTATATAAGAAAAGCTTGAGCTGGGATGATCCTAAAACGGCGATATTTGCTGACCAGTCGATGGAAGTTATTAGCTACTTTGCTTTGAGTGCTTCGTCAGACTTGGCTAAAGAGCGAGGTGTTTACTCCAGCTACCAAGGTTCATTGTGGTCAAAAGGTATTTTACCAATCGACTCAATCAACCTATTGGAAAATGCTCGCCAGCCAGGCCAGCTGCAAATGAATTTAACCCAACAGATGGATTGGCCTGCACTGCGTGAAAAAATTGCCGAGCAGGGAATGCGTAATTCTAACTTGCTAGCGATTGCACCAACCGCGACAATTTCTAATATTGTCGGTGTTAGTCAATCGATTGAGCCGAGTTACAGCAATTTATATGTGAAATCTAACTTGTCTGGTGAATTTACCGTTGTTAACCCTTGGTTGGTTAAGGCATTAAAAGCAGAAGGTTTGTGGGATGAAGTGATGGTCAATGATCTGAAATACTTCGATGGTTCTGTGGCACAAATTGAACGGATTCCTGCTGCTATTCGTGCTCAATTTGCCACTGCATTTGAATTAGATTCTGAGAGCATGATTGTGGCAGCTAGCCGCCGACAAAAATGGATTGATCAGGCGCAGTCTCTCAATTTATATATGGGTCAACCTAGCGGCCAAAAGTTAGATGAAATGTATAGAAGTGCCTGGAGACAGGGTTTGAAAACCACCTATTACTTAAGAAGCCTCGGTGCGACTTCAACAGAAAAATCTACGGTGCAGCAAGGTTCATTAAGTAGTGTTGCGCCGGTTGCTCAGCCAGCGATTTGTAGTATTGATAATCCAGATTGTGAAGCCTGCCAATAA
- a CDS encoding globin family protein, translating into MTPEQKQLVQQSWEKVVPIADTAAELFYGRLFELDPSLKPLFSDDIAEQGRKLMTMIGVAVRGLDNLEALVPAVQNLGRGHVAYGVKDQHYETVGAALIWTLQQGLGEAFTPELQEAWVTVYTVLADTMKGAAAEAA; encoded by the coding sequence ATGACACCAGAACAAAAACAACTGGTACAGCAGAGCTGGGAAAAAGTAGTTCCTATTGCTGATACTGCCGCCGAATTATTTTATGGCCGACTGTTTGAGTTGGATCCTTCTTTAAAGCCATTGTTTAGTGATGATATTGCTGAGCAGGGCCGTAAACTGATGACGATGATTGGTGTTGCAGTACGTGGCTTGGATAATTTAGAAGCTTTAGTTCCTGCGGTGCAGAATCTTGGTCGTGGTCACGTCGCCTACGGTGTTAAAGATCAGCACTATGAAACAGTCGGTGCAGCATTAATCTGGACTTTGCAACAGGGTTTAGGTGAAGCATTCACCCCAGAACTGCAAGAGGCTTGGGTAACGGTCTATACCGTATTGGCTGATACCATGAAAGGTGCGGCTGCTGAAGCGGCTTAA
- a CDS encoding ribonucleotide-diphosphate reductase subunit beta: MLQWDEVPVAKNKVTAAKKAQPVIQSEVITQKIIKQASQKAAEPQPVHQQPKADQPRTVAGAVLSAENSERVKVDQKRMINCRADLNQLVPFKYQWAWQKYLDGCANHWMPQEINMAGDVALWKDPKGLSDDERLIIKRSLGFFSTADSLVANNLVLAVYRLITNPECRQYLLRQAFEEAIHTHAYQYCVESLSMDEGEIFNMYHEVPSVAAKAEWGLKYTEQISDPTFNTGTDETDQILLFNMIAFYCVLEGIFFYCGFTQILSMGRRNKMVGVAEQFQYILRDESMHVNFGMDMINQIRRENPHLWTEDFRTKVRDMIKDGTELEIAYAKDTMPRGVLGMNAELMEEYLQFIANRRMTQMGEPEIYNNPRNPFPWMAEMMDLRKEKNFFETRVTEYQTGGALSWD, translated from the coding sequence ATGCTGCAATGGGATGAAGTACCTGTCGCCAAAAATAAAGTAACCGCGGCTAAAAAAGCACAGCCAGTAATTCAGTCAGAAGTCATTACGCAAAAAATTATAAAACAAGCATCACAAAAAGCTGCAGAACCACAGCCAGTTCACCAGCAACCGAAAGCAGATCAACCAAGAACTGTTGCTGGTGCTGTGCTGTCTGCTGAAAATAGTGAGCGAGTGAAGGTTGATCAAAAAAGAATGATTAATTGCCGTGCTGATTTAAATCAGCTGGTGCCATTTAAGTATCAATGGGCATGGCAGAAGTATTTAGATGGCTGTGCTAACCATTGGATGCCGCAAGAAATTAACATGGCGGGTGATGTCGCACTGTGGAAAGATCCCAAAGGTCTGAGTGATGACGAGCGTTTAATTATTAAAAGAAGCCTTGGTTTTTTCTCTACTGCCGATTCTCTAGTAGCTAATAATCTGGTGTTAGCAGTTTACCGCTTGATTACCAACCCGGAATGTCGACAGTATCTTTTACGCCAGGCTTTCGAAGAAGCGATACACACCCATGCCTATCAATATTGTGTTGAATCTTTAAGCATGGATGAAGGTGAAATCTTCAATATGTACCATGAAGTACCCAGTGTTGCTGCCAAAGCAGAGTGGGGTTTGAAATACACTGAGCAAATTTCAGATCCTACATTTAATACCGGTACCGATGAAACCGATCAGATTTTGCTATTTAATATGATTGCCTTTTATTGCGTATTGGAAGGTATTTTCTTTTATTGCGGCTTTACCCAGATTTTATCAATGGGTCGTCGCAATAAAATGGTCGGTGTCGCTGAGCAATTTCAATATATCTTGCGTGATGAATCGATGCATGTGAATTTCGGCATGGATATGATCAATCAGATTCGACGTGAAAATCCACATTTATGGACCGAAGATTTCCGAACTAAAGTTCGAGATATGATCAAAGACGGTACTGAATTAGAAATTGCTTATGCCAAAGACACCATGCCACGCGGTGTGTTAGGTATGAATGCTGAATTGATGGAAGAGTATTTACAGTTTATTGCTAATCGTCGAATGACTCAGATGGGAGAGCCGGAAATTTATAATAATCCGCGTAACCCTTTCCCGTGGATGGCTGAAATGATGGACTTGCGTAAAGAGAAGAACTTTTTTGAAACGCGGGTGACTGAGTATCAAACCGGTGGTGCTTTAAGTTGGGACTAG